One stretch of Paenibacillus sp. AN1007 DNA includes these proteins:
- a CDS encoding helix-turn-helix transcriptional regulator — translation MEPAATIRSTVEDYIRKQGYTLQYFADISGVNAGTLSAIIKGTRPIAMAQLDLITQGMNLEEGYFYETYGAECFVESAPHWRRLEPFLQRCAELDKLDCIQRVIQQVTDDRSYISELFEMAEGMLERGQQKAARMLYECVAECEKYQHSERLALCQYRIFTLSLGQNQHDNLRAAVHFEPYINRLDEERQLDAIKDLANTYTALRYWDKVFNLAEELDQKTKILQSYTKKKIDKSDRLTSYPLFVYRAYSNLLKSSACEGQGRYDEALVYTEIYAKLANVSEPDEEDQIFIDKFAGWTEANTYLYKLMMGEYSVLPAYLEFIEKNEEEILPAIINILEAANKFDKNIDDILYKFRDQINSEIKSLKGYTEQMKNEICVAFLLELSLYHLNRHEYREGLKQLMHCLRESVRFNNQTVIIHCISLYEKYKNMGATEIEHQYKTIMMEVQKSYEKKENLLCNLA, via the coding sequence ATGGAACCTGCAGCTACGATACGCTCAACGGTTGAGGATTACATCAGGAAACAGGGGTATACACTTCAATACTTTGCGGATATATCGGGAGTGAACGCTGGAACGCTTAGCGCCATTATTAAGGGAACACGCCCCATCGCCATGGCGCAGCTCGATCTAATTACCCAGGGCATGAATTTAGAGGAAGGTTATTTCTATGAGACGTACGGTGCGGAGTGCTTCGTAGAATCGGCTCCTCATTGGCGAAGGCTTGAGCCTTTCCTGCAGCGCTGCGCAGAATTGGACAAGCTGGACTGCATCCAGCGGGTCATTCAACAGGTGACGGACGATCGCTCCTACATCTCGGAACTATTTGAGATGGCCGAAGGTATGCTGGAGCGCGGTCAGCAAAAAGCAGCCCGCATGTTATACGAATGTGTAGCCGAGTGCGAGAAATACCAGCATTCCGAGCGCCTGGCCCTGTGCCAGTATCGCATCTTCACTCTCTCGCTCGGTCAGAATCAGCATGATAACCTCCGGGCCGCCGTGCACTTCGAGCCATATATTAATCGGCTGGATGAGGAAAGGCAGCTGGATGCGATTAAGGATTTGGCGAATACGTACACTGCTCTTCGATATTGGGACAAGGTATTCAATTTGGCTGAAGAATTAGATCAGAAAACGAAAATCTTGCAATCATATACAAAGAAAAAAATAGACAAAAGTGATAGACTCACCTCCTATCCTTTGTTTGTATATAGAGCTTATTCCAATTTGCTTAAGTCATCAGCATGTGAGGGGCAGGGACGTTATGACGAGGCATTAGTCTACACAGAGATCTATGCCAAACTCGCTAATGTCTCTGAACCGGATGAAGAAGATCAGATTTTCATTGATAAATTTGCTGGATGGACGGAAGCCAATACTTATTTATATAAATTAATGATGGGTGAATACAGTGTATTACCTGCTTATTTGGAATTTATCGAGAAAAATGAAGAAGAAATTTTACCTGCAATCATTAATATTTTAGAGGCAGCTAATAAGTTTGATAAAAATATTGATGATATTTTGTATAAATTCAGGGATCAAATTAACTCGGAAATTAAAAGTTTAAAAGGCTACACTGAGCAGATGAAAAATGAGATTTGTGTTGCATTCTTGCTAGAACTTTCTCTCTATCACTTGAATCGCCATGAATATCGAGAGGGTTTGAAGCAGCTTATGCACTGTCTGAGGGAATCTGTACGATTTAACAATCAAACAGTTATCATTCATTGTATTTCCCTATATGAGAAGTACAAAAACATGGGTGCCACTGAAATCGAGCACCAATACAAAACTATAATGATGGAGGTTCAGAAATCTTATG
- a CDS encoding TetR/AcrR family transcriptional regulator produces MSAKRGRPRNMETQNAILTAAYELLLEDGFAAVTMEKIAERAQVSKATIYKWWPSKGAVMLDGYMSALTARLPVPDTGSVLEDVRIHAGNLVQFLTSAEGKVITQIIGEGQSDPALAEEYRSRYIQPRRREAWGILEKGVERGELKQGLDIGLYIDMIYGPVFYRMLVTGEPMDDTFVPKLLAELLGSTQM; encoded by the coding sequence ATGAGTGCAAAAAGAGGACGTCCCCGCAACATGGAAACCCAGAATGCAATCCTTACGGCGGCATATGAACTGCTGCTGGAGGATGGGTTCGCTGCGGTGACGATGGAGAAGATTGCCGAACGTGCACAGGTGAGCAAAGCAACGATCTATAAGTGGTGGCCAAGCAAAGGGGCGGTCATGTTGGACGGATACATGTCGGCATTAACGGCCAGATTGCCGGTGCCGGATACGGGCTCTGTATTAGAGGATGTGCGTATTCATGCAGGGAATCTGGTTCAATTTTTGACAAGTGCCGAAGGGAAAGTCATTACACAGATTATCGGAGAGGGGCAGTCTGATCCGGCTCTTGCGGAAGAATACCGCAGCAGATATATTCAGCCGCGCCGCCGTGAAGCATGGGGCATTCTGGAGAAAGGTGTAGAACGCGGCGAGCTGAAGCAGGGACTGGACATTGGGCTGTATATCGACATGATCTACGGGCCTGTGTTCTACCGGATGCTGGTCACGGGTGAGCCGATGGATGATACATTTGTACCGAAATTGTTAGCAGAGCTTTTGGGCAGCACACAAATGTAA
- a CDS encoding MFS transporter — protein sequence MNTKQSQVAQPTNTAVPGWIIFLLAASCGLIVANLYYAQTVLGPISTTTGLSSGAAGLIVTLTQIGYVIGLLFIVPLSDVMENRRLMILFLTLLAAALITATFSTSAFLFLTASLLIGIGSVVAQILVPYATYLTSEEQRGQVVGNVMSGLLLGIMLARPVASFITSIWNWQAVFAFSAVVIALLMLLLSRALPVRQPEPNLKYGQLILSLFTLLRTLPMLRRRAFYQASLFGAFSLFWTTVPLRLADDFGLSQQGIAWFALAGVGGAVAAPIAGRWADRGFTRVLTGAAMVIAAAAFGLAYLFQSHSTPALILLVVAAITLDMAVSGNLVLGQRIIYSLGSEARGRVNGLFMSIFFIGGAIGSSLGSWSYAHGGWNLTTLIGLVMPLLALLYYFTEKKVTAVSGT from the coding sequence ATGAATACGAAACAAAGCCAAGTTGCCCAACCGACGAATACTGCAGTGCCTGGCTGGATTATTTTCCTGCTCGCCGCCTCCTGCGGTTTGATCGTCGCCAATCTGTATTACGCTCAGACGGTTCTCGGACCGATCAGCACCACAACAGGCCTTTCTTCTGGGGCTGCCGGTCTGATTGTAACCCTCACACAAATCGGATATGTCATTGGTCTGCTGTTCATCGTGCCGCTCAGTGATGTTATGGAGAATCGCCGTTTAATGATCCTGTTTCTTACCCTACTCGCTGCCGCGCTAATTACCGCCACCTTTTCTACAAGTGCTTTTCTCTTCCTCACGGCTTCGCTGCTCATCGGCATCGGGTCCGTTGTGGCACAAATTCTCGTACCCTATGCCACGTACCTGACCTCCGAAGAGCAGCGCGGACAGGTAGTCGGCAATGTCATGAGCGGCCTGCTGCTCGGCATTATGCTCGCACGCCCTGTCGCCAGCTTTATCACCAGCATTTGGAACTGGCAGGCAGTCTTTGCATTCTCGGCCGTGGTAATCGCCCTGCTCATGCTGCTGCTGTCACGGGCACTTCCCGTTCGTCAGCCTGAGCCGAACTTGAAGTACGGACAATTGATCCTGTCTCTCTTCACGCTGCTCCGCACGCTGCCTATGCTGCGGCGCCGGGCATTCTATCAGGCCAGTCTGTTCGGTGCGTTCAGCCTGTTCTGGACAACGGTCCCTCTAAGGCTGGCAGATGATTTCGGCTTGTCCCAGCAGGGCATTGCCTGGTTTGCTCTGGCAGGCGTGGGCGGTGCTGTTGCCGCTCCGATTGCCGGAAGATGGGCAGACCGCGGCTTCACCCGGGTACTCACCGGAGCCGCTATGGTGATTGCTGCTGCCGCCTTTGGTCTGGCATATCTGTTTCAGAGCCATTCTACACCGGCCTTGATCCTGCTGGTTGTCGCCGCCATCACGCTGGATATGGCTGTATCCGGCAATCTGGTGCTGGGACAGCGCATCATCTACTCCCTTGGCAGCGAGGCGAGAGGACGAGTGAACGGTCTGTTTATGTCAATCTTTTTCATCGGAGGTGCCATAGGTTCTTCACTCGGAAGCTGGTCTTATGCCCATGGCGGCTGGAACCTTACTACGCTCATTGGCCTAGTTATGCCGCTGCTCGCCCTGCTGTACTACTTCACAGAGAAAAAGGTTACAGCCGTAAGCGGCACATAA
- a CDS encoding DUF2000 family protein, which translates to MKRIAIILDKNLEQGAAANAAALLMGQAALNEPGLYSDQPVLDQSGVQHAGIRYSTVILKAGENQLINLVKSCSEDNGSLRHLVFTQTGQSLNNAFEQYASEIASMTLEATKVVGVIVWGEDESVRAMTKKFSVMK; encoded by the coding sequence ATGAAGAGAATTGCAATTATATTGGATAAAAATCTGGAGCAGGGGGCCGCAGCCAATGCGGCAGCGCTTCTCATGGGACAAGCTGCCCTGAATGAGCCGGGGTTGTATTCGGATCAGCCTGTATTGGATCAGAGCGGTGTTCAGCATGCGGGTATCCGATACAGCACCGTCATTTTGAAGGCGGGAGAGAATCAACTGATCAATCTGGTCAAATCCTGCTCCGAGGATAACGGCAGTTTGAGACATCTTGTTTTTACACAGACGGGCCAGTCCCTGAATAATGCTTTTGAACAATATGCAAGTGAGATTGCATCGATGACATTGGAGGCGACCAAAGTCGTAGGTGTCATTGTATGGGGAGAAGACGAGTCCGTTCGGGCAATGACCAAGAAGTTTAGTGTAATGAAATAG
- a CDS encoding ATP-grasp domain-containing protein produces MKTIVYISDFRLPLNLNFVKPLTKFTDCHKILIIERHQLHHPERLEPYFDEIRYVDYLESVDAIRGHILQILQSHSIIALLTPGENAIEIGGQLRSEFGIPGMQRNQAEAVRNKWIMKQMLHQRGIRTSRTAIALQQQDYLRFSAAYGFPIIVKPLSGYGSINTFKLSSMEELLHYLQHTRQEQQRDLLEEFIQGTEFHCDSIVCRGEVVFASVSQYLYNCLDIATQQKPPASITFPKGTEADFIQRIQDINRQVIAALGINQSVTHAELFLTPEGEVVFGEIGARIGGSHVMPPCIRNTHGVDLFEAVTDLELGTYAFTQQETSNQFTGMICFPSRAGVIQHISGREDYKDVPGIIEFNVSYEVGQHAGDVNDTMTRSGFAIVEGDSFEELRQTLLDMYDRFVIEVAVPENV; encoded by the coding sequence ATGAAAACGATCGTATACATATCCGATTTCAGGCTTCCATTGAATTTAAACTTCGTGAAACCTCTAACCAAGTTTACAGACTGCCATAAAATTCTGATTATTGAACGGCATCAATTACATCATCCCGAGCGGCTCGAACCATATTTTGATGAAATAAGGTATGTTGATTATCTTGAATCTGTGGATGCCATCCGGGGACATATCCTTCAAATTTTGCAATCGCACTCCATCATTGCTTTGTTAACTCCGGGTGAGAATGCCATAGAGATCGGCGGACAACTCCGTTCCGAATTCGGGATTCCTGGAATGCAGCGTAATCAGGCCGAGGCAGTTCGTAACAAATGGATTATGAAACAGATGCTGCATCAGCGCGGAATTCGCACGTCCCGAACAGCCATTGCGCTCCAGCAGCAGGACTATCTTCGTTTCTCTGCTGCGTATGGGTTCCCGATTATTGTGAAGCCGCTCAGCGGGTACGGGAGTATCAACACGTTTAAATTGTCCAGCATGGAAGAATTGCTGCATTACCTGCAGCATACAAGACAAGAGCAGCAGCGTGATCTGCTGGAAGAGTTCATTCAGGGTACAGAATTCCATTGTGACTCCATTGTGTGCCGGGGAGAAGTGGTTTTCGCTTCCGTTTCCCAGTACCTCTATAACTGTTTGGATATCGCAACGCAGCAGAAACCTCCGGCCAGCATTACCTTCCCCAAGGGCACAGAAGCGGATTTTATTCAACGTATCCAGGATATCAATAGACAAGTCATTGCCGCGCTTGGCATCAATCAATCTGTGACTCATGCCGAGCTGTTCCTCACGCCGGAAGGAGAAGTGGTTTTCGGAGAGATCGGAGCAAGAATCGGAGGTTCGCATGTGATGCCGCCTTGTATCAGGAATACGCACGGTGTGGATCTTTTTGAAGCCGTTACGGATCTGGAGCTTGGCACATATGCCTTTACGCAGCAGGAGACCAGTAACCAATTCACGGGTATGATCTGCTTCCCTTCACGCGCAGGTGTGATCCAGCACATCTCCGGGAGAGAGGATTATAAGGATGTTCCAGGCATCATTGAATTTAACGTCTCCTATGAAGTGGGGCAGCATGCAGGAGATGTAAACGACACGATGACCCGGTCAGGGTTCGCCATTGTGGAGGGTGATTCGTTCGAGGAACTACGTCAGACGCTGCTGGATATGTATGATCGATTCGTCATTGAGGTTGCGGTTCCCGAGAACGTGTAG
- a CDS encoding MFS transporter: protein MSLFKTYAGLSRDIYFLCLARTINSTGDFIFSLITLVLTLQMGMSVVSAGIFVSMAALISGPGVLLGGYLSDLIGKKTIIVSGQVLSALMIMSCAFWSGTITIGYLLIAVMFFISITRPAYNAFIIQLCPEEKERKSAFSLMYLGANLGIALGPLIAGFFIKDYVHIVFMSIGAVFLFSTFIIWKKVHVRVSDDQALQTTTENWAHHVHTQQPQGEQQPGEKQHHQPGQQNPKQGSSPFRQQQGSKPSPSPLLPMLLRNPLVFFFIVVSFLNYFIYMQYSFSLPLQMNHSFGENGAAYYGSVMTINAISVILLTTVVLSVTRSFTALNSIATGALFYGIGFGALYLLGDWPHFTIVVVSTVLWTVGEILVQTNINLYIASRVPDTHQGRFNGLLLFVGCLGYTLSPYLTGLFIRGVNMESVWIIILGISLFYAICMVLLWYVEKSFTTKRGIESTDFSKSV, encoded by the coding sequence TTGTCTTTATTCAAAACATACGCGGGACTGAGCCGCGACATCTATTTTCTCTGCCTGGCAAGAACCATTAACAGCACGGGGGATTTTATTTTCTCGCTGATTACCTTGGTGCTTACCCTACAGATGGGCATGAGTGTGGTCAGTGCGGGTATTTTTGTATCTATGGCGGCTCTGATTAGCGGCCCCGGTGTACTGCTTGGCGGCTATTTGAGTGATCTGATCGGCAAAAAAACGATTATTGTCTCCGGGCAGGTTTTGTCTGCCCTCATGATCATGAGCTGTGCCTTCTGGTCAGGCACGATCACCATCGGTTATCTTCTGATTGCGGTCATGTTCTTCATCAGTATTACGCGCCCGGCGTATAACGCCTTCATTATTCAATTGTGCCCGGAAGAGAAGGAGCGAAAATCGGCCTTTTCCCTGATGTATCTCGGAGCCAATCTCGGTATAGCGCTTGGGCCGCTGATTGCCGGATTTTTTATCAAGGATTACGTGCATATCGTCTTCATGAGCATCGGTGCAGTATTTCTGTTCTCTACCTTCATTATCTGGAAGAAGGTTCATGTTCGGGTAAGTGACGACCAGGCTTTGCAGACTACGACTGAAAATTGGGCACATCATGTACATACACAGCAACCACAGGGGGAGCAACAGCCAGGTGAGAAGCAGCATCACCAGCCGGGGCAGCAAAATCCTAAACAAGGCAGCTCTCCATTTCGACAGCAGCAAGGATCGAAGCCCTCGCCTTCGCCATTGCTCCCCATGCTGCTGAGGAATCCGCTTGTTTTCTTTTTCATCGTGGTATCCTTTCTTAACTATTTTATCTACATGCAGTACTCGTTTAGTCTGCCACTGCAGATGAATCATTCCTTTGGTGAAAATGGCGCTGCTTATTATGGCTCTGTCATGACCATTAACGCGATCAGTGTCATTCTTCTCACCACGGTGGTTCTGTCCGTGACGCGCAGTTTCACGGCTCTGAACTCCATCGCGACAGGCGCTCTTTTTTATGGCATCGGATTCGGTGCACTGTACCTGCTCGGTGATTGGCCTCATTTCACTATCGTTGTGGTGTCCACGGTGCTGTGGACGGTTGGAGAGATTCTGGTGCAGACCAACATTAATTTGTATATCGCATCACGTGTACCCGACACCCATCAGGGAAGATTTAACGGCTTGCTGTTGTTCGTAGGTTGTCTGGGTTACACCCTTAGCCCTTATCTGACTGGCCTGTTCATTCGAGGCGTGAATATGGAGAGTGTATGGATTATTATTCTGGGTATCAGCCTGTTCTATGCGATCTGTATGGTACTTCTCTGGTATGTTGAAAAAAGCTTCACAACCAAACGTGGAATCGAATCAACTGATTTCTCGAAAAGTGTCTAA
- a CDS encoding Glu/Leu/Phe/Val dehydrogenase, with translation MVLCQDPKSGLKAIIAIHDTTLGPALGGTRMWTYASEEAAIEDALRLARGMTYKNAVSGLNLGGGKTVIIGDPRRDKNEAMFRAFGRYIQGLNGRYITAEDVGTTEEDMNLIHQETDYVTGISASYGSSGNPSPATAWGVYRGIKAAAKEAFGTDLLEGKTIAVQGVGNVAMHLCKYLYEEGAQLIVTDIHKDSVKLAVDRYGAKAVDPADITSVACDIYAPCALGGTINDDTLRTLKAKVVAGCANNQLLEPRHGDELYQRGIVYAPDYVINAGGVINIADELNGYHAERAWAKIGEIYTTLEKIFESSRTGGIPTYAAADQLAEQRIEMMKNTRSTFLQNGHHALSARRLRK, from the coding sequence CTGGTTCTATGCCAGGATCCGAAGTCAGGCTTGAAAGCCATTATTGCCATACACGATACGACCCTTGGACCTGCGCTTGGCGGTACACGGATGTGGACATACGCCTCAGAGGAAGCGGCTATTGAAGATGCACTGCGCCTGGCTCGCGGTATGACATACAAAAACGCCGTGTCCGGCCTCAATCTGGGCGGGGGGAAAACGGTTATTATCGGAGATCCGCGCCGGGATAAAAATGAAGCGATGTTCCGCGCCTTTGGCCGCTATATTCAAGGCTTGAACGGTCGTTATATCACCGCCGAAGACGTCGGTACCACGGAAGAGGACATGAATCTGATCCATCAGGAGACCGATTATGTCACAGGCATCTCCGCAAGCTATGGCTCGTCCGGTAACCCTTCGCCGGCAACCGCTTGGGGGGTATACCGCGGCATCAAGGCAGCTGCGAAGGAAGCTTTCGGCACCGATTTGCTGGAAGGTAAGACGATTGCCGTTCAAGGTGTCGGGAATGTAGCGATGCATCTCTGCAAGTATCTGTACGAGGAAGGCGCACAGCTCATCGTAACCGATATTCATAAGGATTCCGTGAAGCTGGCGGTAGATCGTTATGGGGCAAAGGCTGTTGACCCGGCGGATATTACAAGCGTGGCGTGTGATATCTATGCGCCATGTGCGCTCGGCGGCACGATTAATGATGATACGCTCCGAACACTGAAAGCCAAAGTTGTTGCGGGCTGTGCCAACAATCAGCTGCTGGAACCACGCCATGGCGATGAGCTGTATCAGAGAGGCATCGTATACGCGCCGGATTATGTCATTAATGCGGGCGGTGTGATTAACATTGCCGACGAGCTGAACGGATACCACGCCGAGCGAGCTTGGGCGAAGATCGGAGAGATCTATACTACGCTTGAGAAAATTTTCGAAAGCTCTCGTACCGGAGGCATACCTACTTATGCTGCCGCAGATCAGCTGGCCGAGCAGCGAATCGAGATGATGAAGAATACGCGCAGCACCTTTTTACAAAATGGACATCATGCATTAAGTGCACGCAGATTGCGGAAATAA
- the cdaS gene encoding sporulation-specific diadenylate cyclase CdaS, translating into MEQQTGQADCDSSLMRQKLKADLHRVAERMNQTLSRFDHDSVCLLGQFAEIRAEIKHIEVLASSFYLDCYLSPFTEKFAELTSSVQHLSDRRYGALIVIEREVPLAPMIHSGVAVDAKVTHALLESLFIPGAPLHDGAVLIRGNQIVSAGNVLPLSQAEAHERKLGTRHRAALGLSELTDAVVLVVSEETGQASFAVDGALHPINVAETLT; encoded by the coding sequence ATGGAACAGCAAACAGGACAAGCAGACTGCGACAGTTCCTTGATGCGGCAGAAGCTGAAGGCAGACCTGCACCGCGTAGCAGAGCGAATGAATCAGACATTATCGCGTTTTGACCATGACAGTGTCTGTTTGCTGGGGCAGTTTGCCGAGATTCGGGCCGAGATCAAACACATTGAGGTGCTCGCATCTTCTTTTTATCTCGACTGTTACCTGTCTCCATTTACCGAGAAGTTCGCAGAGCTGACGTCCAGCGTGCAGCATCTGTCTGACCGCAGGTATGGGGCACTGATCGTGATTGAACGGGAAGTTCCGCTTGCGCCGATGATTCATTCCGGGGTAGCGGTGGATGCCAAAGTAACGCATGCGCTGCTCGAGTCGCTCTTCATTCCGGGCGCGCCGCTGCATGATGGGGCCGTGCTTATTCGCGGTAATCAAATTGTATCTGCTGGTAATGTACTGCCGCTATCCCAGGCTGAAGCGCATGAGCGAAAGCTGGGTACACGCCACCGGGCGGCACTCGGATTAAGTGAACTGACAGATGCGGTTGTGCTGGTCGTCTCGGAAGAGACTGGGCAGGCTTCTTTTGCCGTAGATGGAGCACTGCATCCGATTAATGTGGCCGAAACGCTCACCTAG
- a CDS encoding DUF6359 domain-containing protein translates to MKKALRQQWIGAFLVFMMMAAALLVPGYQTPVQAAAPLTVSQAIASQSSGGTAAVEGYVVGHATGSLTAKFTSPYANDFNVLIADSASERSNNKLLNVQISSSFRAQYGLASNPDLVGKKIIVTGTLGAYNSYAGVKNPTSITFSSGTTNPNPEPNPNPGTTLPDGTGKKVLFDNTHAQTAGAADWIIDGAFSDFANGLRNAGFTVDQLERSIPYTFGEQAYTYNKLKDYDVFVIGEANVPFKATEQAALLQYVQNGGSIFFISDHYNADRNKNRWDSSEVFNGYRRGAFLNPAKGMSSAEAASPAMQGVISSDWLGNNFGVRFRYNALGDVNATDIVTPAQSFGITTGVQAVAMHAGSTIAIMDPNKAKGLVYVPNGVSKWNNAVDQGVYNGGGRAEGAYAAIAKVGAGKAAFIGDSSPVEDATPKYLREENGATKKTYDGFKEVDDAAFLVNTVKWLAVKESYTSLAQVPGLTLDNVTSLLPMETPSASTEPKVEPWAAPAAGYKWYDPTTFKAGSYGKAQ, encoded by the coding sequence ATGAAAAAGGCGTTAAGGCAGCAGTGGATTGGGGCATTCCTGGTTTTTATGATGATGGCCGCAGCATTACTGGTTCCGGGATATCAGACTCCGGTTCAGGCCGCAGCACCACTTACCGTATCACAGGCTATTGCTTCCCAGAGCAGCGGAGGCACGGCAGCCGTCGAAGGTTATGTTGTGGGACATGCGACAGGGTCACTGACGGCCAAGTTCACCTCTCCATATGCCAATGATTTCAATGTGCTGATTGCGGATTCGGCATCGGAACGCTCGAACAACAAACTGCTCAATGTGCAGATCTCTTCTTCGTTTCGTGCTCAATACGGACTGGCTTCAAATCCGGATCTGGTAGGCAAAAAAATTATCGTCACTGGAACGCTGGGCGCATATAACAGTTATGCCGGAGTCAAAAATCCAACCTCAATTACCTTCTCGTCAGGAACCACGAACCCTAATCCAGAGCCGAACCCGAACCCGGGAACGACCCTGCCGGATGGTACAGGCAAAAAAGTACTGTTTGATAACACGCATGCCCAGACCGCAGGTGCAGCCGACTGGATTATTGATGGAGCTTTTTCAGACTTTGCAAACGGTTTGCGAAACGCAGGCTTTACCGTGGATCAGCTGGAACGCAGCATCCCGTATACATTTGGTGAACAGGCTTACACCTATAACAAATTGAAGGACTATGACGTGTTTGTCATCGGCGAAGCCAACGTGCCATTCAAAGCGACAGAGCAGGCCGCGCTCCTGCAGTATGTACAGAACGGTGGAAGTATCTTCTTTATCTCGGATCATTATAATGCAGACCGGAACAAAAACCGCTGGGATTCCTCCGAGGTGTTCAATGGATACCGCCGGGGAGCTTTCCTGAATCCAGCGAAAGGCATGTCCTCCGCGGAAGCAGCATCGCCAGCCATGCAGGGGGTAATCAGTTCGGACTGGCTGGGGAACAACTTTGGTGTTCGTTTCCGCTATAACGCATTAGGTGATGTGAATGCCACGGATATCGTAACACCAGCGCAGTCTTTTGGCATTACAACAGGTGTACAAGCTGTGGCAATGCATGCGGGATCAACCATTGCCATTATGGACCCGAACAAAGCCAAAGGATTAGTGTATGTTCCAAACGGCGTGTCCAAGTGGAATAATGCCGTCGATCAGGGCGTGTACAATGGAGGCGGGCGAGCGGAAGGGGCTTACGCTGCAATTGCCAAAGTAGGCGCAGGGAAAGCCGCATTTATCGGTGATTCTTCTCCGGTTGAAGATGCAACGCCGAAGTATTTGCGTGAAGAAAACGGAGCCACCAAGAAGACATATGATGGCTTCAAAGAGGTGGACGACGCCGCGTTCCTCGTGAATACCGTGAAATGGCTGGCGGTGAAAGAAAGCTATACCAGCCTGGCCCAAGTGCCAGGTCTGACATTGGATAACGTAACAAGCCTGCTGCCAATGGAGACACCGTCTGCATCCACCGAACCGAAAGTAGAACCTTGGGCTGCCCCGGCTGCAGGATACAAATGGTATGATCCGACGACGTTTAAAGCAGGTTCGTACGGCAAGGCACAATAA
- a CDS encoding GNAT family protein produces the protein MQLETERLLIREIVESDWQHIHTYTSLPEITEHTAWGPNTEEDTRAYVQDVIRMQQTEPREGYELAIVLKKEGILIGGAGLHLVDQTNAEIGYVLHPAYQGHGYVTEACRVLLHFGFRELGIHRIFAKCRPENPASERVMERIEMQREGLLREHWFYKGSYHDSVLYSILDRELE, from the coding sequence ATGCAGCTTGAAACCGAAAGATTACTTATCCGCGAGATTGTAGAAAGTGACTGGCAGCACATACATACGTACACCTCCCTGCCCGAAATAACGGAGCACACCGCATGGGGACCGAACACGGAGGAGGATACCCGGGCTTATGTGCAGGATGTAATCCGTATGCAGCAGACGGAGCCGAGAGAAGGGTATGAGCTGGCGATTGTTTTGAAAAAAGAAGGCATTCTCATCGGTGGCGCTGGGCTCCACCTTGTGGATCAGACCAACGCCGAGATCGGCTATGTCCTGCATCCCGCGTACCAGGGGCATGGATATGTTACGGAAGCATGCCGTGTACTGCTTCACTTTGGATTCAGGGAACTTGGCATTCACCGCATTTTTGCCAAATGCCGCCCTGAAAATCCTGCCTCCGAGCGAGTCATGGAGCGCATCGAGATGCAGCGTGAAGGTTTACTGCGGGAGCATTGGTTCTATAAAGGGTCATATCATGACTCCGTGCTCTATTCCATACTGGATCGGGAGTTAGAATAA